In the genome of Aerosakkonema funiforme FACHB-1375, the window ACCTCGAACAACAAACTACCAAAACTGAAGAATCCAGAAAAATCCGGCAAACATTTTTGAGGCTAGCAGAAATTTTTCACCCCGATAAAGTGACAGATAGCGAAAGCCAAATGCGTCACACCGAAATCATGAAAGAACTTAATCGAGCTTATCAAGAAAATGATTTGGCTAAGCTACTGGAAATTGAGAAGCAACATTTGGCTGGAGAAGACATTGATAGTTTCAGTGAAGATGATTTAACGCGCCAATGTCAGATTTTGGAGCAACAAAATTTCGTCCTAAAAAAACAATATGAAAACCTAAAACAAGAACTCAGATTGGCCAAAAATACGCCAGAAGGTGCATTAGTATCTGAATACCGACAAGCAACTAAGTTAGGAATTAATCCTTTAGAGCAAATGTTAGCCCAGACAGAAAAAGAGATTGAATTTATGGTTGAAATTCGGAATTTCGTGAAGGACTTTAGGGATAAAAAAATGACAATAGTCTACAACAGCAGCATTTCGTCCGATCACGGCTAAGCTACCTGTCTCGACGTAACGGAAAGTAGGAGCAGTTTGACCAGCAAGTCGCTTTTTAATTAGTTTGGCAACATATTCGCCTTCCTGCATAGCGACGGGTGCGATACCGGGTAGGGGTTTGTTATCTTGATGGGAAAAACTAGCCAAATCCCCAATTACAAAAATGTTAGGATAATTGGGTATACTTAAATCCGGTTGGACGACTACGCGACCGACGCGATCGAGTTCTGCACCTGTGCGTTCGGCTAAAACTTTTCCCATTTTAGAAGCCTTGACACCGGCAGCCCATAATATTGTTCGAGCGTGAATTTCTTCGATGCGATCGCCTTGTTTTGTCGTGATAATATTGTTACCAATATCTGTTACAATAGTTTTTGTTTGTACGGTCACTCCCAATTTTTCCAGAGCCGATAAAGCTTTTGCGGATAATTCCGGTGAGTAGGGAGGGAGAATGCGATCGGCTCCTTCCAACAACAATATTTTAGTTTCTGTGGTGTCGATATCGCGAAAATCTTTTTTGAGCGTGCTGAAGGCAAGTTCTGCGATCGCACCAGCTAATTCTACACCAGTCGGCCCTCCACCTACGATCGCAAACGTCAACCAAGCACGCCGTTTTTCTGCATCTTTTTCTTTTTCTGCCGCTTCAAATGCCCAGAAAATGCGACGCCTAATTTCTAAGGCATTTTCTATTGTTTTCAATCCCGGTGCTACCGTTGCCCATTGCTCGTTGCCAAAATAATGGTGACTGACGCCAGTAGCAACAATTAATGTATCGTAAGTCAGTTCTTCATTGGGCAAGAATATTTTTTGCTGTTGCGGGTCAATATCTTTTACTTCTCCCAGCAGCACTTTCGTATTTCTATCCTTACTCAGTACAGCGCGGAGGGGTGAGGAAATATCAGCTGGAGATAGACTACCGGTGGCGACTTGGTAAAGTAACGGTTGAAACAGATGAAAATTGCGTTTATCGACTAAAGTCACCTTCACCGATGCGCGACCGAGTGCCTGGGCAGCATAAAGTCCGCCAAAGCCGCCACCGACTATTACAACATGGTGAGGAGACTGATTTTGCGGTGCATCTGCCATATGTAAGGACTTCCTTTGTACAATTTTGTCAGTGACTCGTTTGAGATAACCGTTTTTATGTTAGCGATGCTTCCTTTTTAGTGTGCAATCCTAAAAATAGGTGTATCGATCGCTACAAGCATATTATTTTGGCAAAAAAGTCTACCCAAAGAGATATTTTATGGCATTAGGTATGGTAGCTTAACAAAAGCTCTTAGCTTAGAATTAAAAGATCGCAGTGTCCGGTGAGGGCAACATGAGTGATGTTTTTATTTCCTACTCCCGCAAGGATAAAGATTTCGTAAAACGGCTACATACAGCCCTCGAACAATGCGATCGAGACACATGGGTAGATTGGGAAGATATTCCGCCTACGGCAGATTGGTGGGAAGAAATTCAAGTAGGGATAGAAGGTGCCGATACATTTTTGTTTGTCATCAGTCCCGATTCAGTTAATTCCCCCGTCTGTCGTCAAGAAGTAGATCGTGCTGTTAAGCACAATAAACGGCTAGTACCGATCGTACACAGGATGGCAGAAGATAAAGCCATCCATCCAGCCTTAGTGAAACATAACTGGATATTCTTTGCCGAGGACGAAGATTTCGATCTTAACTTCCAAAAACTCCTCAAAGCACTGGATACCGACCTAGACCATGTGCGATCGCACACGCGCTTGCTGGTAAGGGCGACAGAGTGGGATAAAAAAGGGCAAGACGATAGCTTTTTACTGCGGGGTAGAGACCTAGAAGAAGCAGAACATTGGCTGATCGACGGGGGAGAGAAAGAACCGTTGCCGACCCAATTGCAAAGAGAATATGTCAACAGCAGCCGTAAGGCAGAAACAGCACGACAACAAGCAGAAATTCGGCGTCAAAGAATCGCCTTGGGTGCGGTAACTTCCGTTTCAATTGCCGCAACTGTCTTGGCAGTAGTAGCTTTTTTTCAGTACCAAAACGCCACAAAACGGGAGTTAATTGCCCTCAGCAAAACTTCCGAAGCGCTGTTTGCTTCCAATCAAGAATTTGAAGCTTTGATCGCAGGATTGGAAGCGGGAACAAAAATGCAACGATCGCCTTGGGCAAAAGGTGACCCGGAAGTGCGGGCCCAAGTGATGACCGCGCTACAGCAAGCAGTAGCCTGGGTAAAAGAAGGCAACCGCTTGGAGAAGAATAGCGGTATTATTTGGGATGTAGCTTG includes:
- a CDS encoding molecular chaperone DnaJ, which gives rise to MPRKKQPSHTSTPSSITLALSEQRLRADALDKEHQWLLKQIKKKRTELQNFVEQMRSVATQIFHRIAPEFQKVTEIDREIHALFNEILTTRKLGQKTKQDILALYRSLQFSGLISAKPIEEETDPELDQLFEPEEQENNFYQNSTSSDRQSHNHLEQQTTKTEESRKIRQTFLRLAEIFHPDKVTDSESQMRHTEIMKELNRAYQENDLAKLLEIEKQHLAGEDIDSFSEDDLTRQCQILEQQNFVLKKQYENLKQELRLAKNTPEGALVSEYRQATKLGINPLEQMLAQTEKEIEFMVEIRNFVKDFRDKKMTIVYNSSISSDHG
- a CDS encoding NAD(P)/FAD-dependent oxidoreductase; the encoded protein is MADAPQNQSPHHVVIVGGGFGGLYAAQALGRASVKVTLVDKRNFHLFQPLLYQVATGSLSPADISSPLRAVLSKDRNTKVLLGEVKDIDPQQQKIFLPNEELTYDTLIVATGVSHHYFGNEQWATVAPGLKTIENALEIRRRIFWAFEAAEKEKDAEKRRAWLTFAIVGGGPTGVELAGAIAELAFSTLKKDFRDIDTTETKILLLEGADRILPPYSPELSAKALSALEKLGVTVQTKTIVTDIGNNIITTKQGDRIEEIHARTILWAAGVKASKMGKVLAERTGAELDRVGRVVVQPDLSIPNYPNIFVIGDLASFSHQDNKPLPGIAPVAMQEGEYVAKLIKKRLAGQTAPTFRYVETGSLAVIGRNAAVVDYCHFFIPKVLHEIPNFNHKFNLFFCLG